Proteins found in one Capra hircus breed San Clemente chromosome 20, ASM170441v1, whole genome shotgun sequence genomic segment:
- the LOC102175243 gene encoding histone H2B subacrosomal variant has translation MARNITKKNKRRRGHQKAIYRKKSRSSTESGHRNYSLYINRVLKEVVPQKGISSHTMDVLNTMINDMFERISTEACNLMCYRKRCTLTPEDIQKAVYLVLPEKLAKYAVAFGNEAVQRYVRS, from the coding sequence ATGGCCAGAAACATCACCAAGAAGAACAAGCGCCGCAGAGGACACCAAAAAGCAATCTACAGAAAGAAATCACGTTCCAGCACTGAATCTGGCCACAGGAATTATTCACTCTACATAAACAGGGTCCTAAAAGAAGTGGTTCCCCAGAAGGGCATATCATCTCACACCATGGACGTCTTAAACACCATGATCAATGACATGTTTGAGCGCATTTCCACTGAAGCCTGCAACCTAATGTGTTACAGAAAACGCTGTACCCTCACCCCTGAAGACATCCAGAAGGCAGTGTATTTGGTGCTGCCTGAGAAACTGGCTAAGTACGCAGTGGCTTTCGGGAATGAAGCTGTCCAACGATATGTCCGCTCCTAA